A window of the Brassica oleracea var. oleracea cultivar TO1000 chromosome C1, BOL, whole genome shotgun sequence genome harbors these coding sequences:
- the LOC106324533 gene encoding serine/arginine-rich splicing factor SR45a-like isoform X1, with amino-acid sequence MADSRRHEERDSRSPSPRKERSLSRSRSRSRSVPRARSRSRSRSLPRPISPSRNRGRRSEVENPGTTLYVTGLSTRVTDKDLEAHFSKEGKVASCFLVMEPRTRESRGFAFVTMDSVKDADRCIKYLNQSVLEGRYITVERSRRKRPRTPTPGHYLGLKSSRDNEKKDRDGRSSRGRHYDRDDYGHRRSPRRDYSPRGGGRRSPPRREYSPRGGGRSSRRDRSYSPYGRSPERRSERRY; translated from the exons ATG GCTGATTCTCGCCGTCACGAAGAAAG AGATTCACGGTCTCCTTCACCTCGAAAAGAACGGTCCCTTTCCAGGTCCAGGTCCAGGTCTAGATCCGTGCCGAGGGCTAGGTCAAGGTCAAGGTCAAGATCTTTGCCAAGGCCTATATCTCCATCAAGAAACCGTGGAAG GAGGTCTGAAGTTGAAAACCCTGGTACCACTCTCTATGTGACTGGCCTATCCACAAGAGTCACTGACAAGGATCTCGAAGCTCATTTCTCCAAGGAAGGCAAG GTAGCGTCTTGCTTTCTTGTAATGGAGCCGCGCACCCGTGAGTCTCGTGGTTTTGCCTTTGTTACGATGGATAGCGTTAAAGACGCTGACCGTTGCATCAAGTATCTCAACCAATCTGTACTTGAAGGCCGTTACATCACTGTTGAAAGG TCCCGAAGAAAGCGCCCCAGAACTCCCACCCCTGGCCACTATCTTGGCTTGAAAAGCTCCAGAGACAATG AAAAAAAAGACCGAGATGGCCGTAGCAGTCGAGGGAGGCACTATGATCGTGATGATTACGGACACCGTAGGTCACCAAGACGCGACTACTCACCTCGTGGTGGTGGAAGGAGGTCACCACCAAGACGTGAGTATTCGCCTCGTGGTGGTGGAAGAAGTTCTAGAAGAGATCGGTCTTACTCTCCTTATGGAAGAAGCCCAGAGAGAAGGTCCGAGAGAAGGTATTAA
- the LOC106324533 gene encoding serine/arginine-rich splicing factor SR45a-like isoform X2 — MADSRRHEERDSRSPSPRKERSLSRSRSRSRSVPRARSRSRSRSLPRPISPSRNRGRRSEVENPGTTLYVTGLSTRVTDKDLEAHFSKEGKVASCFLVMEPRTRESRGFAFVTMDSVKDADRCIKYLNQSVLEGRYITVERSRRKRPRTPTPGHYLGLKSSRDNDRDGRSSRGRHYDRDDYGHRRSPRRDYSPRGGGRRSPPRREYSPRGGGRSSRRDRSYSPYGRSPERRSERRY, encoded by the exons ATG GCTGATTCTCGCCGTCACGAAGAAAG AGATTCACGGTCTCCTTCACCTCGAAAAGAACGGTCCCTTTCCAGGTCCAGGTCCAGGTCTAGATCCGTGCCGAGGGCTAGGTCAAGGTCAAGGTCAAGATCTTTGCCAAGGCCTATATCTCCATCAAGAAACCGTGGAAG GAGGTCTGAAGTTGAAAACCCTGGTACCACTCTCTATGTGACTGGCCTATCCACAAGAGTCACTGACAAGGATCTCGAAGCTCATTTCTCCAAGGAAGGCAAG GTAGCGTCTTGCTTTCTTGTAATGGAGCCGCGCACCCGTGAGTCTCGTGGTTTTGCCTTTGTTACGATGGATAGCGTTAAAGACGCTGACCGTTGCATCAAGTATCTCAACCAATCTGTACTTGAAGGCCGTTACATCACTGTTGAAAGG TCCCGAAGAAAGCGCCCCAGAACTCCCACCCCTGGCCACTATCTTGGCTTGAAAAGCTCCAGAGACAATG ACCGAGATGGCCGTAGCAGTCGAGGGAGGCACTATGATCGTGATGATTACGGACACCGTAGGTCACCAAGACGCGACTACTCACCTCGTGGTGGTGGAAGGAGGTCACCACCAAGACGTGAGTATTCGCCTCGTGGTGGTGGAAGAAGTTCTAGAAGAGATCGGTCTTACTCTCCTTATGGAAGAAGCCCAGAGAGAAGGTCCGAGAGAAGGTATTAA
- the LOC106324549 gene encoding uncharacterized protein LOC106324549, with the protein MGQCSSTTKMRRKRKREEEGCRESSSVERNRGCLAMVNERRSRFYIARRCVLMLLCWHKYANS; encoded by the coding sequence ATGGGCCAATGTTCATCGACCACAAAGATGAGGAGAAAGAGGAAAAGAGAAGAAGAAGGTTGTAGAGAATCATCATCAGTGGAAAGGAATAGAGGATGTTTAGCGATGGTGAATGAGAGGCGTTCTAGGTTCTACATCGCCAGGAGATGTGTTCTTATGTTACTTTGCTGGCACAAATACGCCAACTCTTGA